The following are encoded together in the Pseudodesulfovibrio indicus genome:
- a CDS encoding NTP transferase domain-containing protein, with amino-acid sequence MPQTKTTALVLAAGKGTRMHSAKAKVLQTLLNEPMLFYVYEALSPMMQERILTVVGHDADGVRAAFPSMADRFVVQEEQLGTGHALQVAWDAVVSSGATHCLVINGDTPLVTVEALDRLLAAQGCCDLAFMTITPRDTAAFGRVVRDPERRVTAIVEAKDYDFSLHGPVTGEVNAGIYLLKVETIGPLLDRLKNENMSGEYYITDLVELAVKAGLSVDGVQAGNDVSLMGINSPRELIAAEGTLRRRIVDELIDAGVLIHNPDTVIVGPRVTVEPGAEIFGHCELYGSSKVSGGARLGSYNFIMDSTFAPGCVVREFNHIEGAKVGSGATVGCVVREFNHIEGAKVGSGATVGPYSRLRPGTVLGESSKVGNFVEMKKASLGEGAKASHLTYLGDAEVGAGANIGAGTITCNYDGKNKFKTVIGPGAFIGSNTALVAPVTVGRDALIGAGSTITKDVPDEQTGIARGKQTIIARRLKK; translated from the coding sequence ATGCCTCAGACCAAGACGACCGCCCTGGTGTTGGCCGCCGGAAAGGGCACGCGCATGCATTCGGCCAAGGCCAAGGTATTGCAGACGCTGTTGAACGAGCCGATGTTGTTTTACGTGTATGAAGCGCTGTCGCCCATGATGCAGGAGCGCATCCTGACGGTGGTCGGCCATGACGCGGACGGGGTGCGCGCGGCGTTCCCGTCCATGGCGGACCGGTTCGTGGTGCAGGAGGAGCAGCTGGGCACGGGCCATGCGTTGCAGGTGGCGTGGGACGCGGTGGTCTCTTCCGGGGCCACGCACTGCCTGGTGATCAACGGCGACACGCCGCTGGTCACGGTGGAGGCCCTGGACCGGTTGTTGGCCGCGCAGGGCTGTTGCGACCTGGCGTTCATGACCATCACGCCCCGGGACACGGCGGCGTTCGGCCGGGTGGTGCGCGATCCCGAGCGGCGGGTGACGGCCATCGTGGAGGCCAAGGACTATGATTTTTCGCTCCACGGCCCGGTGACTGGCGAGGTGAACGCGGGCATCTACCTGCTGAAGGTGGAGACCATCGGCCCGCTGCTCGACAGGCTCAAGAACGAGAACATGTCCGGCGAGTATTACATCACGGACCTGGTGGAGCTGGCGGTGAAGGCCGGGTTGTCCGTGGACGGGGTCCAGGCGGGCAACGACGTCTCGCTGATGGGCATCAATTCCCCGCGCGAGCTGATCGCGGCGGAGGGGACCTTGCGGCGGCGCATCGTGGACGAGCTGATCGACGCCGGGGTGCTGATCCACAACCCGGACACGGTGATCGTGGGGCCTCGGGTGACGGTGGAGCCGGGGGCGGAGATCTTCGGCCATTGCGAGCTGTACGGTTCGTCGAAGGTGTCCGGCGGCGCGCGGCTGGGGTCGTACAATTTCATTATGGACTCGACGTTCGCGCCCGGCTGCGTGGTGCGCGAATTCAACCACATCGAGGGCGCAAAGGTCGGCTCCGGGGCCACGGTGGGCTGCGTGGTGCGCGAATTCAACCACATCGAGGGCGCAAAGGTCGGCTCCGGGGCCACGGTGGGGCCGTACTCGCGGCTGCGGCCCGGCACGGTGCTGGGCGAGAGCTCAAAGGTCGGCAATTTCGTGGAGATGAAGAAGGCGAGCCTGGGCGAGGGCGCCAAGGCGAGCCACCTGACCTACCTGGGCGACGCCGAGGTGGGTGCGGGCGCGAACATCGGCGCGGGCACGATCACCTGCAACTACGACGGGAAAAACAAGTTCAAGACGGTCATCGGCCCGGGGGCGTTCATCGGCTCCAACACGGCGCTGGTGGCCCCGGTGACGGTGGGCAGGGACGCGCTGATCGGCGCGGGCTCGACCATCACCAAGGACGTTCCCGACGAGCAGACGGGCATCGCACGCGGCAAGCAGACCATCATCGCGCGGCGGTTGAAAAAGTAG
- the rny gene encoding ribonuclease Y yields MFDQIAMVGGGLVVGLGAGILLFKYISDKKVSDSRGLAERIVEEARKESEALKKESRIQAQDEIFNQKKELEREFKDRESQLKSEEKRLHSKEERLDAKREKVADKEAQVVEMEKQLIKLEKNLTEMEEDLNQKSDEHERKLQEISGLTVEEARENLLKEIESRTRHEAAKMIRNIEMEAKENASKKAKEILSLALQRYAGDYAGEQTVTAVTLPSEDMKGRIIGREGRNIRALEAATGVDLIIDDTPETVVLSAFSPLKREIAKQALERLIHDGRIHPARIEEIVRKVEGEMDTKLKEIGEQATFDVGVHGIHPEIINLLGRLHYRTSFSQNVLQHSMEVAFLCGVMAAELGLNEKEAKRAGLLHDIGKAVDHEIEGPHAIIGADLAKKHGESKEIIHSIAAHHEDVAPMSILANLVQAADSLSGARPGARKELLENYVKRLEELEGLATGFDGVQKAYAIQAGREIRVMVDSEKVGDENTYVLCKDIAEKIENNMTYPGQIRVTVIREKRAVGYAK; encoded by the coding sequence ATGTTTGACCAAATCGCCATGGTCGGCGGTGGATTGGTTGTCGGTCTCGGAGCCGGAATCCTGCTTTTCAAATATATCTCCGACAAGAAAGTCTCCGATTCCAGAGGGCTGGCCGAGCGCATCGTGGAAGAAGCGCGCAAGGAAAGCGAGGCCCTGAAAAAGGAATCCCGCATCCAAGCCCAGGACGAAATATTCAACCAGAAGAAGGAGCTGGAGCGGGAGTTCAAGGACCGCGAGAGCCAGCTCAAGAGCGAGGAGAAGCGGCTCCACTCCAAGGAGGAGCGGCTCGACGCCAAGCGCGAGAAGGTCGCCGACAAGGAGGCCCAGGTCGTCGAGATGGAGAAGCAGCTCATCAAGCTCGAAAAGAACCTGACCGAGATGGAGGAAGACCTCAATCAGAAGTCGGACGAGCATGAGCGCAAGCTCCAGGAGATTTCCGGCCTGACCGTGGAGGAGGCGCGCGAGAACCTGCTCAAGGAGATCGAGTCGCGCACCCGCCACGAGGCGGCCAAGATGATCCGCAACATCGAGATGGAGGCCAAGGAAAACGCCTCCAAGAAGGCCAAGGAAATCCTTTCCCTGGCCTTGCAGCGTTATGCGGGCGACTATGCGGGCGAGCAGACCGTGACCGCCGTGACCCTGCCCTCCGAGGACATGAAGGGCCGCATCATCGGCCGCGAGGGCCGCAACATCCGCGCCCTTGAAGCGGCCACGGGCGTGGACCTGATCATCGACGACACCCCGGAGACCGTGGTCCTGTCCGCCTTCAGCCCGCTCAAGCGCGAGATCGCCAAGCAGGCCCTGGAGCGGCTGATTCACGATGGCCGCATCCACCCCGCGCGCATCGAGGAGATCGTGCGCAAGGTGGAGGGCGAGATGGACACCAAGCTCAAGGAGATCGGCGAGCAGGCCACCTTCGACGTGGGCGTCCACGGCATCCATCCCGAGATCATCAACCTGCTCGGCCGGCTGCACTACCGCACCAGCTTCTCCCAGAACGTGCTCCAGCACTCCATGGAGGTCGCCTTCCTGTGCGGCGTCATGGCCGCCGAGCTCGGCTTGAACGAGAAGGAGGCCAAGCGCGCGGGCCTGCTGCACGACATCGGCAAGGCCGTGGACCACGAGATCGAGGGACCCCACGCCATCATCGGCGCGGACCTGGCCAAGAAGCACGGCGAATCCAAGGAGATCATCCACTCCATCGCCGCCCACCACGAGGACGTGGCCCCCATGTCCATCCTGGCCAACCTGGTCCAGGCCGCGGACTCCCTGTCCGGCGCCCGCCCCGGCGCGCGCAAGGAGCTGCTCGAGAACTACGTCAAGCGGCTGGAGGAGCTGGAAGGGCTGGCCACCGGCTTCGACGGCGTGCAGAAGGCCTACGCCATCCAGGCCGGACGCGAGATCCGCGTCATGGTCGATTCCGAAAAGGTCGGCGACGAGAACACCTACGTGCTCTGCAAGGACATCGCCGAGAAGATCGAGAACAACATGACCTACCCCGGGCAGATCAGAGTCACCGTGATCCGCGAGAAACGGGCCGTGGGATACGCGAAATAG
- a CDS encoding HEPN domain-containing protein, whose protein sequence is MSEYQSMNVEDVKKMMTEIDWELQQEKVPVTAREIKAFMKFSQKTGLQIPLTGDHWITKTISEWYRSVYGEKLKVDFSPGSGVVALGHEPYLVKFPRIYGRVQVNPLEWIQGATPIILNSIPEESLTPFVQTLMMQYNDYIAAELLPVKCTDDLASAVNHMVAQRRNYGLSEWASQQSLEKTFKNFITEKGGTFKFTHDLAKLHRKCVELGLPEIQKDIVDQVECAASARYIDDGENDEYTLETAVNSFVASLHCVGRVARSLLNLPAPRIQITRHHTFDPNKDNT, encoded by the coding sequence ATGAGCGAATATCAATCCATGAATGTAGAAGACGTGAAAAAAATGATGACGGAAATTGATTGGGAGCTTCAACAGGAGAAAGTTCCTGTTACCGCCCGTGAAATAAAAGCTTTTATGAAGTTCTCCCAAAAGACTGGTCTGCAAATACCTTTGACTGGTGATCATTGGATAACCAAGACGATAAGCGAATGGTATAGATCGGTTTATGGTGAAAAACTTAAAGTTGATTTTTCACCAGGGTCAGGTGTGGTTGCGTTAGGCCATGAACCTTATCTTGTAAAATTTCCAAGGATTTATGGTCGTGTTCAAGTAAATCCTCTTGAATGGATTCAAGGAGCTACCCCTATTATCCTCAATTCTATTCCAGAAGAATCGCTGACCCCCTTTGTTCAAACTTTAATGATGCAATATAACGATTACATAGCAGCCGAATTGTTGCCGGTAAAATGTACGGACGATTTAGCAAGTGCAGTGAATCACATGGTTGCTCAAAGAAGGAACTACGGGTTGTCAGAATGGGCGTCACAACAAAGCCTTGAGAAAACATTTAAAAATTTCATAACGGAGAAAGGGGGAACGTTTAAGTTCACGCATGATCTTGCTAAGTTGCATCGGAAATGCGTTGAACTTGGGTTGCCAGAAATCCAAAAAGACATAGTGGATCAGGTCGAATGTGCTGCGTCAGCGCGATATATTGATGATGGAGAAAATGACGAGTACACACTTGAAACAGCGGTCAATTCATTTGTCGCAAGTCTTCATTGTGTAGGTCGCGTTGCTCGGTCTTTACTTAATCTGCCTGCTCCGCGAATACAAATAACACGACATCACACCTTTGATCCCAATAAGGACAACACTTAA
- a CDS encoding CheR family methyltransferase has translation MNREAADPEKLKTAMDKSMNLVRSEMGDAEFRRFSELIHSEFGIKMPPSKKVLLQSRFQKRLRALGLASYKDYCDYVFSPEGREQERSHLIDVVTTNTTHFFREPKHWDIMNNIVLPELWKRGIGRNGALRIWSAGCSSGEEPYTLGMVLHEWADTHQGFDFGVLATDISQKILAEAQRAVYTMDKVEDVPMPFKKKYMLKSKDKRLVKMDAKLRNKVSFQRLNFMHDFKLPHKQDIIFCRNVVIYFDRPTQEVLFQKFCNNLQLGGYLFIGHSESLSGMPLPIRQVAPTVFQRV, from the coding sequence ATGAACCGCGAAGCAGCCGACCCGGAAAAGCTCAAAACCGCCATGGACAAGTCCATGAACCTGGTGCGCTCCGAAATGGGCGACGCCGAGTTCCGCCGGTTCAGCGAGCTGATCCACTCCGAGTTCGGCATCAAGATGCCGCCCTCCAAGAAGGTCCTGCTCCAGTCCCGGTTCCAGAAACGGCTGCGCGCCCTGGGGCTGGCCAGCTACAAGGACTACTGCGACTACGTCTTCTCCCCCGAGGGCCGCGAGCAGGAACGCTCGCACCTGATCGACGTGGTCACCACCAACACGACCCATTTCTTCCGCGAGCCCAAGCACTGGGACATCATGAACAACATCGTGCTGCCCGAGCTGTGGAAACGCGGCATCGGGCGTAACGGAGCCCTGCGCATCTGGTCCGCCGGTTGCTCCAGCGGCGAGGAGCCGTACACCCTGGGCATGGTGTTGCACGAATGGGCCGACACCCATCAGGGGTTCGACTTCGGCGTCCTGGCCACGGACATCTCCCAGAAGATCCTGGCCGAGGCCCAGCGGGCCGTCTACACCATGGACAAGGTGGAAGACGTGCCCATGCCTTTCAAGAAGAAATACATGCTCAAGTCCAAGGACAAACGGCTGGTGAAGATGGACGCCAAGTTGCGCAACAAGGTCTCCTTCCAGCGGCTCAATTTCATGCACGACTTCAAGCTGCCCCACAAGCAGGACATCATTTTCTGCCGCAACGTGGTCATCTATTTCGACCGCCCCACGCAGGAGGTCCTGTTCCAGAAGTTCTGCAACAATTTGCAGCTCGGCGGGTATCTCTTCATCGGCCATTCGGAGAGCCTTTCCGGCATGCCCCTGCCCATCAGGCAGGTAGCCCCCACGGTATTCCAGAGAGTCTGA
- a CDS encoding DUF6785 family protein: protein MNGRLRLRALLTGLALGLFLCVFTPFNNAVLGGEPLGGGHFPLAPFFILAWLFVLDAAASRLTRRPPFYSGVELLVVWLMMVLFTAIGYAGLTETFFVNITAPLRFAKDAYRWTEVLGPLLPEAWFPHSPEAVSLLFQGLEGGRDMSVTQVLAAIPWSVWLPPLLVWALFILGAYFVMVCLMALFGRQWVVNERVNFPLLRVPMLMGEALDQKQFGSWWSNRFLLIGLVFTGALHLLNGLHFYYPSVPELPTLVLAGSYFPKFGLFSGFYKLKLYFIPAFVGFAFLTTRQISFSMWFFHLMAGLLFGALYVIGWQLPEAALGTTLGPDLARPENAQTIGSYAIFFLFLIWLARHHLRETVFCMLRPVCGGKPLHKPGFNEPPETWAPPAWPLIGLVLGMAFLMGWCRWFGLPWAGAVLLPMAFMLVVLVTSRLVCQGGLPYFTLTAAPSDGLMGLFGTGIFGSAGLAATAVMQKVLFLDVREAVAPTLFHGAKIGQATRRRNLVLLAIGLSLALAVAVAFATMLYLGHRYGLRELRLDWATQTVLANLENAQRLVDQPAGPNRWLLIYAGFGALVMFALIYCYYKLPWWPLHPLGYLAAYSAGMKILWYPFFLGWLCNHLVLHYGGTSLYNKVRYLFIGLILGDFLMGGAYAIIGLFSSQAYSVFPL from the coding sequence ATGAACGGCAGACTGAGGCTGCGCGCGCTTCTGACCGGGCTGGCCCTCGGCCTGTTCCTGTGCGTCTTCACCCCGTTCAACAACGCGGTCCTGGGCGGCGAGCCGCTGGGCGGCGGCCACTTCCCCCTGGCCCCGTTCTTCATCCTGGCCTGGCTCTTCGTCCTCGACGCCGCGGCCTCGCGCCTGACCCGCAGGCCGCCCTTCTACTCGGGCGTGGAGCTGCTGGTGGTCTGGCTGATGATGGTCCTGTTCACGGCCATCGGCTATGCGGGGCTGACCGAGACCTTCTTCGTCAACATCACCGCGCCGCTGCGCTTCGCCAAGGACGCCTACCGCTGGACCGAGGTCCTGGGGCCGCTGTTGCCCGAGGCCTGGTTCCCGCACTCCCCCGAGGCCGTGTCCCTGCTCTTCCAGGGACTTGAGGGCGGGCGCGACATGTCCGTGACCCAGGTTCTGGCCGCCATCCCGTGGTCGGTCTGGCTGCCGCCGCTCCTGGTCTGGGCCCTGTTCATTCTCGGCGCCTACTTCGTCATGGTCTGCCTGATGGCCCTGTTCGGCCGCCAGTGGGTGGTCAACGAGCGGGTCAACTTCCCGCTCCTGCGCGTGCCCATGCTCATGGGCGAGGCTCTGGACCAGAAGCAGTTCGGCAGCTGGTGGTCCAACCGGTTCCTGCTCATCGGCCTGGTCTTTACCGGCGCGCTCCACCTGCTCAACGGGCTGCATTTCTACTATCCGTCCGTGCCCGAACTGCCGACCCTGGTGCTGGCCGGGTCCTATTTCCCAAAATTCGGCCTGTTCTCGGGCTTCTACAAGCTCAAACTCTACTTCATCCCGGCCTTCGTGGGCTTCGCCTTCCTGACCACCCGCCAGATATCCTTCTCCATGTGGTTCTTCCACCTCATGGCCGGGCTGCTCTTCGGCGCGCTCTACGTCATAGGCTGGCAACTGCCCGAGGCCGCACTGGGCACCACGCTGGGCCCGGACCTGGCCCGGCCCGAGAACGCCCAGACCATCGGCTCCTACGCCATCTTCTTCCTGTTCCTCATCTGGCTGGCCCGCCACCACCTGCGCGAGACCGTGTTCTGCATGCTCCGCCCGGTCTGCGGCGGCAAGCCGCTCCACAAGCCCGGCTTCAACGAACCGCCCGAAACCTGGGCGCCCCCGGCCTGGCCGCTCATCGGCCTGGTCCTGGGCATGGCGTTCCTCATGGGCTGGTGCCGATGGTTCGGCCTGCCCTGGGCCGGGGCCGTGCTCCTGCCCATGGCCTTCATGCTCGTGGTCCTGGTCACCAGCCGGCTGGTCTGCCAGGGCGGGCTGCCCTACTTCACCCTGACCGCCGCCCCGTCGGACGGGCTCATGGGCCTGTTCGGCACGGGCATCTTCGGGTCCGCCGGGCTGGCCGCCACCGCGGTCATGCAGAAGGTCCTGTTCCTGGACGTGCGCGAGGCCGTGGCCCCCACCCTGTTCCACGGGGCCAAGATCGGCCAGGCCACCCGGCGGCGCAATCTCGTGCTGCTGGCCATCGGCCTGTCCCTGGCCCTGGCCGTGGCCGTGGCCTTCGCCACCATGCTCTATCTCGGCCACCGCTACGGGCTGCGCGAGCTGCGCCTGGACTGGGCCACCCAGACCGTGCTGGCCAACCTGGAGAACGCCCAGCGGCTGGTGGACCAGCCCGCCGGGCCGAACCGCTGGCTGCTCATCTACGCGGGCTTCGGCGCGCTGGTCATGTTCGCGCTCATCTACTGCTATTACAAGCTGCCCTGGTGGCCCCTGCACCCGCTCGGCTACCTGGCGGCCTATTCCGCGGGCATGAAGATCCTGTGGTACCCGTTCTTCCTCGGCTGGCTGTGCAACCACCTGGTCCTGCACTACGGCGGCACCAGCCTGTACAACAAGGTCCGCTACCTGTTCATCGGCCTGATCCTCGGCGACTTCCTCATGGGCGGCGCCTACGCGATCATCGGACTGTTCTCCAGCCAGGCGTACAGCGTCTTTCCCCTGTGA
- the zapA gene encoding cell division protein ZapA, with the protein MGLEISFKTDADNERIESAQAFIENKHKELVAGAGDISKEKLLTYLLLSLADDYLVAEEKLKRLEGKIGEILEKTSTEPDR; encoded by the coding sequence ATGGGCCTCGAAATATCCTTCAAGACGGATGCGGATAACGAACGCATCGAGTCCGCGCAGGCGTTTATCGAGAACAAGCACAAGGAGCTTGTTGCCGGGGCGGGTGACATCAGCAAGGAAAAGCTGCTCACCTACCTGCTATTGAGCCTTGCGGACGACTATCTGGTCGCTGAGGAAAAACTGAAGCGGCTGGAAGGGAAGATCGGAGAGATTTTGGAAAAGACCTCAACGGAACCGGACCGATAA
- a CDS encoding IS1595 family transposase produces MHNQHHLLAARARTISLPEIAGWDDETVRATFRKLRWPETDGDPVCPECGCVDLYYLGTREQWRCKGCGHTFSITSGTWLASTKLPLRTILIAMVTLANAVKGMSALQLMRQLGVQYKTAYVLYLKLRDALWQTRDPFPAMTGQVEMDGAYMTPSKRFPNKVEDRQEKTATSKRPKQCILAMRKRSPHGGGQETRVKVVTEENSEDILEFAMDNIAGGTEVITDEHSGYTDLKAYFKHTRVNHSIHFMGPAGENTNIVESLFSRLRRCVWGQVHQISAKKLYLYANEIAYREDARKWDNRRIAFDMLARMLTLEDDERKPRFRGYWGDYRIRKGGGVSLGVAA; encoded by the coding sequence ATGCACAACCAACATCACTTGCTCGCAGCTCGGGCACGCACAATATCCCTCCCGGAGATCGCTGGATGGGATGACGAAACGGTTCGCGCCACGTTCCGAAAGTTACGCTGGCCCGAGACCGACGGGGATCCCGTATGCCCGGAATGCGGGTGCGTGGACCTCTATTATCTGGGGACCAGGGAACAATGGCGGTGCAAGGGATGCGGCCACACCTTCTCCATCACCAGTGGTACCTGGTTGGCTTCCACCAAGTTGCCCCTGCGGACCATCCTTATCGCCATGGTCACCCTGGCCAATGCGGTCAAAGGCATGTCCGCCTTGCAACTGATGCGGCAGCTGGGTGTCCAGTACAAGACGGCCTACGTACTGTACCTAAAGCTTCGGGATGCCCTGTGGCAGACCCGCGACCCGTTCCCGGCAATGACCGGCCAAGTTGAGATGGATGGGGCCTACATGACCCCGTCCAAGCGGTTCCCGAACAAGGTGGAGGACCGCCAGGAGAAGACGGCCACCTCTAAGCGCCCCAAGCAATGTATCCTGGCCATGCGCAAACGGTCGCCTCATGGCGGCGGGCAGGAGACGCGGGTGAAGGTCGTCACTGAGGAAAACTCGGAAGACATTCTGGAATTCGCCATGGACAACATCGCGGGCGGCACCGAAGTCATCACCGACGAACATTCCGGGTACACGGACCTCAAAGCCTATTTCAAACACACCAGGGTGAACCACAGCATCCATTTCATGGGACCGGCCGGCGAGAACACCAATATCGTGGAATCACTATTCAGCAGACTTCGGCGATGCGTCTGGGGCCAGGTCCACCAGATCAGCGCCAAGAAGCTCTATCTCTACGCCAATGAAATCGCCTACCGGGAAGATGCCAGGAAGTGGGACAACAGGCGGATCGCCTTCGACATGCTGGCGCGGATGCTCACCCTGGAGGACGACGAAAGAAAGCCCCGTTTCCGGGGCTACTGGGGCGACTACAGGATACGCAAGGGCGGCGGGGTATCGCTTGGGGTCGCTGCGTAG
- a CDS encoding substrate-binding periplasmic protein produces the protein MKRFPALIALLLLAALTGTESALAAQARQRLILFIAHADVPPYYIDEPGQPGKGILPDILRAITESLDMTFTVRRLPDKRGWDMLRKGDVDVYASAREWVLEPDRFLWTEPFMVNEDVFLYLADSTLAFHHPLDLYGKRVAGIKGFVYPALESHFGPGRIERIDAPSPDALLQLLILNRADAILINRTEIEWMFHNRKDLNPDLFRMDPNPVDLAWFRFIFPRNRDWEPVIEQFNDRIREMRENGALERILDHYR, from the coding sequence ATGAAACGCTTCCCCGCCCTCATAGCCCTCCTGCTGCTCGCCGCCCTGACCGGGACGGAATCGGCCCTTGCGGCCCAGGCCCGCCAAAGGCTGATCCTGTTCATCGCCCACGCGGACGTGCCGCCCTACTACATCGACGAGCCGGGCCAGCCCGGAAAGGGCATCCTGCCGGACATACTGCGGGCCATCACCGAATCGCTGGACATGACCTTCACCGTCCGGCGGCTGCCGGACAAACGGGGCTGGGACATGCTCCGCAAAGGGGACGTGGACGTCTATGCCTCGGCGCGTGAATGGGTCCTCGAACCGGATCGGTTCCTGTGGACCGAACCGTTCATGGTCAACGAGGACGTGTTCCTCTACCTCGCCGACTCCACCCTGGCCTTCCACCACCCCCTGGACCTCTACGGCAAACGGGTGGCGGGCATAAAGGGATTCGTCTATCCCGCCCTGGAATCCCATTTCGGGCCGGGACGCATAGAACGCATCGACGCGCCCTCCCCGGACGCCCTGCTGCAACTCCTGATCCTGAACCGTGCCGACGCCATCCTCATCAACCGCACGGAAATAGAATGGATGTTCCACAACCGAAAGGACCTGAACCCGGACCTGTTCCGCATGGACCCCAACCCGGTGGACCTGGCCTGGTTCCGCTTCATCTTCCCGCGCAACCGCGACTGGGAACCCGTCATCGAGCAATTCAACGACCGCATCCGCGAGATGCGGGAAAACGGCGCCCTGGAGCGCATCCTCGACCACTACCGTTAG
- a CDS encoding peptide transporter codes for MYDDKELKEYRDLLKPPDKFEEGFDWKTIVGAIFIGFLMMPGSMYLQLVIGQGIGPAARWVTIILFAEIAKRSYTHLKQQEIFLLYYMAGAALASPFQGLLWNQYLVQSDAARMLGLTEFIPQWVAPALGSGSYLERTFMHRDWLVPIMLLIGAQLVQRIDHFGLGYSLYRITSDVEKLPFPMAPVGALGTMALAESTEDKKTGWKWRVFSIGGVIGLAFGFFYVLLPALSGLLFTEPIRLIPIPWIELTQHTEDVLPAVATGLQFDLGLVFIGMVLPFWAVIGGLVGLIVTIVANPVLYSHGILHRWHPGMATVETVFANNFDFYMSFGIGLGLAIGAVGVYYVVKSFKSSSGGLDFSALFNPPEGRGDINFWVSIGIYVFSTLCYIAFCVWLVPSFPWIFFVLYGFIYTPVISYITARMEGVAGQFIALPMVREFSFIAGAKFFGYQGLEIWYAPIPIHNYGEATVQFRQIELTGTSLRGIIKAEILVFPIVMISSLLFSQFLWQLAPIPSPEYPFAQELWHLQALNTLLLQTSTLEGNSLFFEALSGPVVLSGLGLGLVLYSVLNVLGLPVLLVYGVVRGLGQSTPHGMLLEVVGALLGRFYFLKKYGAQWRHYAPVLLAGFSCGMGLTGMFAMGCTLIMKSLGRLAY; via the coding sequence ATGTACGACGATAAGGAACTCAAGGAATACCGGGACCTCCTCAAACCGCCGGACAAGTTCGAGGAGGGGTTCGACTGGAAGACCATCGTGGGAGCCATCTTCATCGGCTTCCTGATGATGCCCGGCTCCATGTACCTCCAGCTGGTCATCGGCCAGGGCATCGGCCCGGCCGCCCGCTGGGTGACCATCATCCTCTTCGCCGAGATCGCGAAACGGTCCTACACCCACCTGAAACAACAGGAAATATTCCTTCTGTACTACATGGCGGGCGCGGCCCTGGCCTCGCCGTTCCAGGGCCTCCTGTGGAACCAGTACCTGGTCCAGTCCGACGCCGCGCGCATGCTCGGCCTGACCGAGTTCATCCCCCAGTGGGTCGCCCCGGCGCTCGGCTCCGGCTCCTACCTGGAGCGGACCTTCATGCACCGCGACTGGCTGGTGCCCATCATGCTCCTGATCGGGGCGCAGCTCGTCCAGCGCATCGACCACTTCGGCCTGGGCTACTCCCTGTACCGCATCACCTCGGACGTGGAGAAACTGCCCTTCCCCATGGCCCCGGTGGGCGCGCTCGGCACCATGGCGCTGGCCGAATCCACCGAGGACAAGAAGACCGGCTGGAAATGGCGCGTCTTCTCCATAGGCGGGGTCATCGGACTGGCCTTCGGCTTCTTCTACGTGCTCCTGCCCGCCCTGTCCGGGCTGCTGTTCACCGAACCCATCCGGCTCATCCCCATACCGTGGATCGAGCTGACCCAGCACACCGAGGACGTGCTGCCCGCCGTGGCCACCGGCCTGCAATTCGACCTCGGCCTGGTCTTCATCGGCATGGTCCTGCCCTTCTGGGCGGTCATCGGCGGGCTGGTCGGCCTCATCGTGACCATCGTCGCCAACCCGGTCCTCTACTCCCACGGCATCCTCCACCGCTGGCACCCCGGCATGGCCACCGTGGAGACGGTCTTCGCCAACAATTTCGACTTCTACATGAGCTTCGGCATCGGGCTCGGGCTGGCCATCGGCGCGGTGGGCGTCTACTACGTGGTCAAATCCTTCAAAAGCTCCTCCGGCGGCCTGGATTTCTCCGCCCTGTTCAACCCGCCCGAGGGGCGCGGCGACATCAACTTCTGGGTGTCCATCGGTATCTACGTCTTCTCCACCCTGTGCTACATCGCCTTCTGCGTCTGGCTCGTGCCGAGCTTCCCGTGGATCTTTTTCGTGCTCTACGGGTTCATCTACACCCCGGTCATCTCCTACATCACCGCGCGCATGGAAGGCGTGGCCGGACAGTTCATCGCCCTGCCCATGGTCCGCGAATTCTCCTTCATCGCCGGGGCCAAGTTCTTCGGCTACCAGGGACTCGAAATCTGGTACGCCCCCATCCCCATCCACAACTACGGCGAGGCCACCGTCCAGTTCCGCCAGATCGAACTGACCGGCACCAGCCTGCGCGGGATCATCAAGGCCGAGATCCTGGTCTTCCCCATCGTCATGATCTCCAGCCTGCTCTTCTCCCAGTTCCTCTGGCAGCTCGCGCCCATCCCGTCGCCCGAATACCCCTTCGCCCAGGAACTGTGGCACCTCCAGGCCCTGAACACCCTGCTCCTCCAGACCTCCACCCTGGAAGGCAACTCGCTCTTCTTCGAGGCCCTGTCCGGCCCCGTGGTCCTGTCCGGCCTCGGCCTCGGCCTCGTCCTCTACTCCGTGCTCAACGTCCTCGGACTGCCCGTGCTCCTGGTCTACGGCGTGGTGCGCGGGCTGGGCCAGTCCACGCCCCACGGCATGCTCCTCGAAGTGGTCGGCGCGCTCCTCGGCCGCTTCTACTTCCTCAAAAAATACGGCGCCCAATGGCGGCACTACGCACCCGTCCTCCTGGCCGGCTTCTCCTGCGGCATGGGCCTCACCGGCATGTTCGCCATGGGCTGCACCCTGATCATGAAATCATTGGGCAGACTGGCGTATTAG